In Melanotaenia boesemani isolate fMelBoe1 chromosome 1, fMelBoe1.pri, whole genome shotgun sequence, the genomic window GGTTAAGTGTTCCCAGCGCACCTATAATTTTGCAGGAAAATTAGCATTAGCGAGGGAAAAGCATGTAGTAGTATGCAATAAATTGTGTGTGCAGTTATACGTGAGAAGGCCTGCATGTTTTAGCGacagatgattaaaaacaacTCAGATGTTAAAGTGATTAGCAACATTCtcggtttgttgtgttttgttttagccTTGGTGTCTTGTGAGAACCTGAGCGGAACGTTAAACAGAACCACATTAACGTCACATTAATTATTGAACTTTACCGATTCACTTGTGCTCGCTATAAACCGTTAATTTTCTAACTCTGGCTGTGCAAACTATACTGGAAAAGAAacgagaagaaaaaaaaacactgcaagtAACTGAGGATCTAAGGCCCACCGGATGGCTGCTACAGCCGGACCGAGCTCTGAAAACGACCCCATAGATTTATACGGTGATCTGAATCCAAACGATGAGGCGAGTTACATTGAAATTCAGTTGAAACGTTTATTTCGAACAAAAGCtagattttaaaatgctttgtCAGCACTTGGCAATTGTCTAATTGTACTCAGATTTTGATTTGCTACCTCTGTGAACTTGCAGAAAGTCATGTCTGAAATTTCAGGCGAGTTTTCATGACGAATCAAAGTACTTAAACATTATTCAAATCTTGATTTGGGACAGATTAAATACTTCCTATTAAAATAACATTGCAGATAATTTCCTCCTCTGACACAGCTACCTTTGCTATCACATTTTATTCTGAAAAAAATGCTTCAACCTTTTGAGTCTGTTGAGTTAAATCAGGagtaaatgttaaattttctgCATCAAACATGGTGTCAGAAATTTctgttaattttattattatcaccTGAATCTGATTGATGTGTCAACATGGTTGgccagaacttgacaacaagctgttgaagagaaccatttaatttgaattaggaGTGTTGGctcagggagacatctaaaacctgtaggactgctgcccttgaggactggagctggacccTTGGCCTAAAACATGAATCTCTTCAGTAGCTGATTATAAACTACCCAGAGCATCAGTATTTATCTGCTATGCAGATATGATATGATAATATATGGGAGAGGTGTATGTGTAGAGTTCAGAGTGctctaaaacacaaaaacattctgCCATCTGCCCTACTATCCCATATTTACAGCAAAAtaggtttatttttcttagGTGATGATGTATTTAATCCCCATACCTTTTTGTTTGTAAGCTACATTTTAATTGACTATAATTTTAAtgatcattaaattaatttttaaagataAGGAAAGGATTCCTTGTTTTCCCACATTTGCAGCTACTGCGAGTACTGGGAAGACCCAGAAAtcgtcatttttttctgtcactgttttCTTTACTCATGCTGTGcacatacaaatatatattacaGCAATACATAGGACTAATTTGTTATTTTCCATCCCACACAGGATCTGGAAAAAATTGCGGAAGCAAATGAACTTTTTGATGCTGTTCTAACTGGTTCGGTTAATCAGGACAATAAAACTACTAGAGATGCAGCCAAGGAAGCACCagctaaagaggagaaaaaaccaactgatgtgaaaacacaaacaggaggaaATGCGTTAAGGAGACTATCTTTGTATATCGGAAATTTCCCTTGGGTAAGTACCATCCTgtcactgtttaaaaaaagcttaTAGCGTCAATAAGAGGGTGGATGTGGCTTGAAACCCTTTTCTTGGATTTTTGCTGTGCTTCAGCTGTACTTCCAAAGCCCTTCCTTGGAAAATGTCAGTCACGAATAAGCTTGTATCCAGGTCAGCTATTGATGCGGCTAATTGACATGAGACTCCTTCCAGCTCTTATTAATTGTATTAGAAACAACAGAAGAACCTAGAAGTACCAGTTTTCTTATGTATTAACTTCAGTGTATGGTAACAGTTTAAGCAAATATgacaaaacattgtttttatttaagttatcCAGTTCTGCTTTAATGTTGATTACAATTAAAAGGTCTTGATAAACCTTCGTTTTGGATGAGGCCTCTGGTTACTTAAATTTTAGTCCCTTATAATGTATATCTGTAACCTGTTTCAAGCGCCAGATCACACATATTTACTGCTGTATTGAATTAATAACCCAAGCTTAGACCCGTTTTTAATGAGTGAGCATGTAGAGTTTTGACATATATCCTGAACAGTTTTATCCTGTACTAATGTCCATATAAATTGGTTATTGTCCTGTTTGTGTTCATGCATCAGTCTCTGGTCTAGTAAAATCAAAGGTGACTTTCTAAACCTCTTCTTATGCTTGCAGTGGACATCTGATAAGGACCTTAAAAGCATGGCCCAGAGGCTAGGTGTGAAGGACGTCGTAGATATTAAATTTGCTGAGAACAGAGTTAATGGCCAATCAAGAGGGtgagtgattaaaaaaatccttcattGTTTACTTCATAAAGGgaagcttttgttttattttttgtagattTCTATGAccttatgttttgttgttgcttctttttgttACAGTTATGCAGAAGTGGTGGTGACCTCAGAGGAGTCACTTAAAATATTGTTGGAAAAAATACCTCAGTGTAATGTCAATGGAGAGAGGGTAGACTGTCGCTTCGCCACTTGCCAGAACCTTGCTATTTTTGAGGAAATTGCCAATAAACGTAGGAGCAATGAAAGCTTAAGAAAATATGACAGATTATACACTATCACAAAATGTTGGTCTGATTAGTCTTTTATGAAATAATACGTTCTCCACAGGTATACCCATGCGCGTTAACCCGAGACCCAAGGAATCTGATTCTACAGAAATTACTCTcacatcatcgtcatcatcatcatcacaggaCTATAGCCTACCCCCTATACCTCCACTTTTCCCACCACATGCGAACAGCTATCCTGCACCATCTAGTCCTTTTCTTATTCAGCCACCTCCACTGTTCCCACCCATGGCACCAGCAATTCCTCCACTCATGTCGTCACATTTGTTCCCACCCCATCCTGCACATGTGCCTGGCCAACCGCCTCCCAGTTTGCACATAAATCCTGCATTCTTCACCCCGACACAGGATGGACACAGCAGCAAAACGTACAGCCAAcaaaagtaagaacaacactcCATTTTATGTTTGTTGATACTGAGGGCCATACTATTACATTTTTACCTCAGTGAGGTAACATAAACTTCCAGAAGGTAGATCCttacagctgaaaaaaaacaggatataAAGATTAATGTTCAAGTTTGAGCTCAAGTTTATTGATAAAGCACATTCACGAAAACCTTGGTTGCTCAATACGACAAAGTATTAGCgccacatacagaaaaaaaatgtcattctttgctttttctatGGAAtagattctttttttaaagtcttgatACTGATGGTCATGTGGTGCTGCTGTACCAAAAGATTAGATTTCTCCTGGTTTGTGAAACCTGTGCTGAAGTACAACTTCATAAAGAGCTCCATGGCCCTCATTTTAACAACGTtcctatttaaaatatataaataaaaatggttaaaatattGCAACTTTATTCTCATAAAATGATGACTTTATTCTCGAAGACAgtgaaaaaatatttctctttatGTAGCCCTAATACTCCGTTGTAGCTCAGTActgtacaataataataaataaataaaaataacaatgcaCCATTGTAGAAGATATCCTAAAAGTAGATCTTGCAAATCATAGAGCAAATTGTATACCAAGTTCGTAATTCTGATTCTTGGCAActattaataatttaatgaaaGTAGTTATTTCGGTTTGTATTTTCAGTTCatggttaaaataattttttgaccACAATCTTGTTTTTTCAGACAAGGTACAGATGGTGATTTTGAGGAGCTAATGAACAGAAATAGGACGATTGCCAGCAGTGCAATCACCAAGGCTGTTTCTGGAGCAACAGCTGGTAAGTGCAGCTGATCACACTGAAGTAAAGTGTAAGAAGAAACATAGAAACTAGGTCATGTGAAGCAGGGACTGTTCTTTGACATTGACTAACAAAGAAATGGTTAAAAACTCTAAACTGAAAGCTGTTTTATATCTCattctgttatttcttttttttctaaagtagGATTAAAAGtctgctgttaaaaaaatttcACAGGTATGACTAAATCAGACAAATTAGAAAAGAATTAGAAATAATTATCAATAATTGTTTTCTGTGAAATTTTTAGCACTTAAACATCCTCCTGACTTAGTGGTTTGATAGGTTTTGTCTGCAGATTTCCAtataaagctaaattaaaacataaagtgGTTATTTTGTAAAGGTCTACCTTggtgatttctttctttgttgttttctggcTTGAATGTAAACAAAAGTAAGGATTGGAATTGCTGCATCACTGCACTGTATGAGATACTCTATGAACCATCATCGCTGTGGACTTAAATATTCTTAAAAGCAACTGTCTGTGCTCTCTCATATCTTTAATTGTCAACGCAGGGGACTTGCGTATGGCCATGGAAACATTATTAACTGCTATAGCCATCATTAAGCAGTCCAGAGTGTATGGAGATGAACGCTGCCAAGCTCTGGTCACCTCACTAAAAGACTGTTTAGTCTCTATCCAGGGTGACTACGGCCACAGgtctgcatgtttgtgtttactAAGAATTGAAACCAAGGCTAGAAcaatcttttacttttttattaatcttcaTCAAACAAACCTGTTTCTTTGCAGCAAGAACAGTCGTtctagagaaaaagaaagagaccgGGACAGAGGTCGTGAAAGAGACCGAGAGCGTGACCGGGAGCGAGAACGCGACAGAGACCGGCATAGAGAACGGGACAGAGATGACTCTTATGGCTGGGAGGTGGCACGAAGACACAGAGAACATTCCTGGATTGGAGACCGGGACAAGGGGCGCTCACGGGAACGGGAGCGGCACAGAGACCATAGAGACAGATACCGCTAACTTGGTAAGCTTGttgctcatttattcatttacttattgtaaATTAATGTATACTTTCAAAAAATGGGCTGCACAGCGATGTGGTGGTTAGTACCGCTACCTCACAACGAGGTTACTGGTTCGAGCCTAGCCCTGGGGGGAAGAGTTCGAACAGGGGCATTATGTGTGAAGTTCTCCCCGTATACTGAATTGGAATAGACGTTATAAAAATTGGATAGACATACTTTTGTTTGATCCGTAAGTGTTACGtctttctttatatttgatCACTTCATTATAGCAGAATTACACTTAAGTCTTATgctgttcatttgttttctgcCTTTATAAACCCAAAAATACAGAATAATGACCAATGAGTACACTAAAATTAGTGAGCTACTCTGATTGCATACAAATTTTGTATCAGTGAGAAGGCCCTCACCTTCAACCTCCTGAACTCCTGGTCACACTGGGCTCTTGTTTGGCTTTCTCTGAATCAACCCCCTTATCTTGATCATTAAATATCTCTTAATGAAGCTGCCTCAGTGTATTGTCGTGTTTAGCACCTTGCGTgacagcttccaccatcagtgtgtgaatgagtgaatgtgatgtataatgtaaaagcactatataaatacaggccatttattgtaaaatctgtgtatatgtaaaattaaaacCACTCATGcttacactcactcctaggaagaatttagagtgaccaattaacatTAGGTTAGGGAGTTGTAGTTCAGaaggaagagcagtcatctgTCAACCAGAGAGTCAGTGaattgattccaggctttccttgctaaagtgtccttgggcaagacaccgaacccagAGTAGCCTCCGGATGTGTCTTATCAGggtatgaatgaaaaaaaaatgtttttttttcttttctccccaGACTGATGGAAACTGATACAGAGAGGATATTCACCTATGGGGATATGAAACTAAGGAATTGTATCTCAGTCTAAAGTGTACAATTGCTGTTGTTCATCTCCTGTACATAGTAGGACTCTTGGATCTGGATGTAGATTTTCTTCCTGTGAAATATATTTCAATGATTGCATGCAGTTACCTTATGTAATACAGTATATCACTTTTTGTATGAAATCtacctaataaaaaaaaaatccccaaaagtTGTTGcagttttgtcttattttttacaTCTGCCCACAAAGGGAAAATTTAGTAGCAGCAAATttacatttgcatttattttattctaatctgcatttcaaacagtttttaaatgcaaaaatatgacTACATAGTTGCTATATTTTGATATTTGAACCTCTATCTCAGTTATTTCTGAATTCATTGCAAAATGTTTGTGGCCTAGGTCTAAATCTGAATCTCAGgtataaattttttttgtttgtttttttaagggtGCTTTATTTTGTGTACAATCATAATAGCAATGCACAAAAGGACACTCAGTTTTACTTAATAGAAAGGTTATCTGCTAGACTGATAAATAATACATGAAACTGtgttaacagttttatttgaatacaacaaaaaaaaaccatcaCTGAATATGTATACAAAATAAAGTCCTCTGCAGCTTGTATTTTTTGTCAGATATCACACAAATTTAACCAAGCCATGGCTCTACAAAGTCCATACAGTTCTTCCAGTTATTTCTCCAGTGGagcataatttaataatttctcaATAAGATCCACATGAGAAAGGAGCATCCTCCGGCAACAGTACCTCTTCAGGCCCAGGGCATCAAGTGCATCACTTAAATAGGAAGAGAAAGCAGTGTCAGTCTTAATGAGTATATGAAGATTGTTTTATACAATGTTAAGGAAAGCCACCGCAAGAGCCTCAGGTAATTTGTACTGCTCATTATGTCAGTCTACAGCCTTAACAGCTAGTGACCTTTAAGGTGAGTGTTCATACCCTGAGACATCTTAGGCTTCAAGGTTTGTAGTACTTGCACCACATTGCTTCtagtaaatgtatttatagcagatgtttttttttttttcttttcagagaaACGCAAAGCCTGGAAACAAAACGGGCAAGTAGTCATCTTACCCCTCAGTATACTCAGCTTGAAGTAGGCCGAGGTAAGCTTCCCATTTGTTACCCACGATCTTCCCACAAGTGAAGCACCTCACGGGGATAATCATACTGGAACACCTGGAGAGAGACCAATCCTGTTTAACATCAGTATCCGAATATACAAATAATTTAGAGAAACGGTGGTTTTATTGTAATGCAGAGGTGCCCAACTCAGTCCTCcagattaaatgaatggctaaccaggcctctgcagagccgGATAACATgcagatgagggaattcagacatttcaggtgtgttggagaagggtatagtagatctcgaggaccgtacttgggcacccctgctgtaaTCTATtgtaatgaaacattttcatactAATCCCTTACTCAATAAACCCAATTTGTTTGTGAAAAGCGTCACTAAAATATGTCAACATTACGGGCATTTTCACGTTACAATTGCTTTTACTGAAGAGAATGCAATCAGGATGTTGTCATGCTAACGTCCCAGCTATGTCTTACTGATGG contains:
- the LOC121641119 gene encoding cleavage and polyadenylation specificity factor subunit 7-like — its product is MAATAGPSSENDPIDLYGDLNPNDEDLEKIAEANELFDAVLTGSVNQDNKTTRDAAKEAPAKEEKKPTDVKTQTGGNALRRLSLYIGNFPWWTSDKDLKSMAQRLGVKDVVDIKFAENRVNGQSRGYAEVVVTSEESLKILLEKIPQCNVNGERVDCRFATCQNLAIFEEIANKRIPMRVNPRPKESDSTEITLTSSSSSSSQDYSLPPIPPLFPPHANSYPAPSSPFLIQPPPLFPPMAPAIPPLMSSHLFPPHPAHVPGQPPPSLHINPAFFTPTQDGHSSKTYSQQKQGTDGDFEELMNRNRTIASSAITKAVSGATAGDLRMAMETLLTAIAIIKQSRVYGDERCQALVTSLKDCLVSIQGDYGHSKNSRSREKERDRDRGRERDRERDRERERDRDRHRERDRDDSYGWEVARRHREHSWIGDRDKGRSRERERHRDHRDRYR
- the polr2l gene encoding DNA-directed RNA polymerases I, II, and III subunit RPABC5, which produces MIIPVRCFTCGKIVGNKWEAYLGLLQAEYTEGDALDALGLKRYCCRRMLLSHVDLIEKLLNYAPLEK